A stretch of the Helicoverpa zea isolate HzStark_Cry1AcR chromosome 29, ilHelZeax1.1, whole genome shotgun sequence genome encodes the following:
- the LOC124644037 gene encoding H/ACA ribonucleoprotein complex subunit 4: MTEVLQPGAEVFSEKKKKKNKDAVSLGTFQKIGDFKIEPTESVTKLDTAYWPLLLKNFDRLNVRTNHYTPLPFGHSPLKRPIAEYVKAGFINVDKPSNPSSHEVVSWIKRILKVEKTGHSGTLDPKVTGCLIVCIDRATRLVKSQQNAGKEYVAVFSLHSAVENVQKVTQGLEKLRGALFQRPPLISAVKRQLRVRSVYDSKLLDFDSERNIGVFWVSCEAGSYIRTMCVHLGLMLGVGGQMIELRRVRSGIQGEQEGMVTMHDILDAQWAYENHKDESYLRRVIKPLEGLLVAHKRIFIKDSAVNAVCYGAKVLLPGILRYEDGIEIDQEIVIVTTKGEAVALAIALMTTSTMASCDHGVAAKLKRVIMERDTYPRKWGLGPKASHKKQLISQGKLDKFGKPNENTPAEWLNSYVDYKGKSANGDADSEEVGRKRTASTANADDPNNSVEVKSEKKKKKKKRDSEAGDAVAEDGSGDATMEAETTVEADTSLRKEKKKKKKKDRDQERADE; the protein is encoded by the exons ATGACGGAGGTTTTGCAACCCGGCGCTGAAGTGTTTTCagagaagaaaaagaagaaaaacaagGATGCTGTATCCTTAGGCACATTCCAGAAGATTGGTGACTTCAAGATCGAGCCTACGGAGAGCGTTACGAAGCTAGATACAGCGTACTGGCCGTTGTTATTGAAGAATTTCGATCGTCTCAATGTGCGCACTAACCACTACACGCCGCTACCATTCGGCCACTCGCCGCTAAAACGCCCGATCGCGGAGTACGTGAAGGCTGGCTTCATCAATGTTGACAAACCAAGCAACCCAAGCTCCCACGAGGTAGTTTCATGGATCAAACGCATTCTAAAAGTGGAGAAAACTGGTCACTCCGGCACGTTGGATCCCAAGGTAACAGGTTGCTTAATCGTGTGTATTGACCGCGCCACGAGGCTTGTGAAGTCGCAGCAGAATGCTGGCAAGGAGTACGTGGCTGTTTTCAGTCTGCATTCAGCTGTTGAAAATGTCCAGAAGGTCACCCAAGGTCTGGAGAAGTTGCGGGGAGCGTTGTTCCAGCGTCCGCCCCTCATCTCAGCTGTCAAACGTCAGTTGCGTGTCCGATCCGTGTATGACAGCAAACTCCTCGACTTTGACAGTGAACGGAACATTGGTGTTTTCTGGGTCAGCTGTGAAGCCGGTTCCTACATCCGTACCATGTGCGTTCACTTAGGATTAATGTTAGGAGTTGGTGGTCAGATGATTGAGCTCCGAAGAGTCCGTTCTGGCATCCAGGGAGAACAAGAAGGCATGGTTACCATGCATGATATCTTGGACGCTCAGTGGGCTTACGAAAACCATAAGGACGAGTCTTACTTACGTAGAGTTATTAAGCCTTTAGAAGGTTTATTAGTCGCCCATAAGAGGATATTCATCAAAGATAGTGCGGTCAACGCTGTCTGCTACGGTGCTAAGGTCCTTCTCCCTGGTATCTTAAGATACGAAGACGGTATCGAGATTGACCAAGAAATAGTTATAGTAACAACAAAAGGTGAAGCTGTGGCTCTAGCAATTGCGTTGATGACCACTTCAACGATGGCATCCTGCGATCACGGTGTGGCAGCTAAGCTGAAAAGAGTGATCATGGAGAGAGATACGTACCCCAGAAAATGGGGCTTAGGACCTAAAGCGTCTCACAAGAAGCAGCTCATCTCACAAGGCAAACTGGATAAATTCGGCAAGCCCAACGAGAATACGCCCGCAGAATGGCTGAATAGTTACGTAGATTATAAAGGGAAGAGTGCAAACGGTGATGCGGACTCGGAAGAGGTTGGTAGAAAGAGAACGGCCAGTACTGCTAATGCAGATGATCCTAACAACTCAGTAGAAGTCAAATctgagaagaagaagaagaaaaagaagcgTGACAGTGAAGCTGGTGATGCTGT AGCGGAAGACGGTTCCGGCGATGCCACCATGGAGGCCGAAACGACCGTAGAGGCCGATACATCATTACGCaaagagaagaaaaaaaagaaaaagaaggaCCGAGACCAAGAGAGGGCGgacgaataa
- the LOC124644038 gene encoding DNA-directed RNA polymerases I, II, and III subunit RPABC3, whose amino-acid sequence MAGVLFEDIFNVKDIDPEGKKFDRCSRLHCESESFKMDLILDINSWIYPMELGDKFRLVLATTLRENGYPDGGEWNPLETEGNRADSFEYVMSGKVYRIEGDEAAMEPASRLAAYVSFGGLLMRLQGDANNLHGFEVDQHMYLLMKKLAF is encoded by the exons ATGGCAGGTGTATTATTCGAGGATATATTCAATGTAAAAGACATAGACCCTGAGGGAAAGAAATTCGACCGATGTAGCCGTTTACATTGCGAATCAGAGTCATttaaaatggaccttattttgGACATTAATTCGTGGATTTATCCGATGGAATTGGGTGATAAGTTTAGATTAGTGCTTGCTACAACTCTCAGAGAGAACGGTTATCCTGATGGCGGGGAATGGAACCCTCTAGAAACGGAGGGAAACCGCGCCGATAGTTTTGAATATGTCATGTCAGGCAAAGTTTACAG GATAGAAGGTGACGAAGCAGCAATGGAGCCAGCCTCGCGATTAGCAGCATACGTATCCTTCGGAGGCCTACTGATGCGTCTACAAGGAGACGCCAACAATCTACACGGTTTCGAAGTTGACCAGCACATGTACTTGCTAATGAAGAAACTAGCTTTCTAA